TCGACCAGCTGATCGAGGCCGGCGCCCGCGAGGTCGTCGTCCTCGACAACTTCGTCCGCGGCCGCGTCGCCAACCTCGCCCGCGCCCAGGAGCTCGCCGCCCCCGGGCAGCTGCGCGTCGTCGACGGCGACATCCGCGACCGCGCCCTGCTGCGCGAACTCCTCGGCGACGACACCGACCTGCTCTTCCACCTCGCCGCGATCCGGATCACCCAGTGCGCCGCCGAACCGCGGCTCGCCCTGGAGATCATGGTCGACGGCACCTTCGACGTCATCGAGGCCGCCGCCGAACGCGGCGTCCGGAAGCTGATCGCCTCCTCCACCGCCTCCGTCTACGGCCTCGCCGACACCTTCCCGACGCCGGAGACCCAGCACCCCTACAACAACGACACCTTCTACGGCGCCGCCAAGGTGTTCAACGAGGGCATGCTGCGCAGCTTCCACGCGATGACCGGCCTGGACTACGTCGCCCTGCGCTACTTCAACGTGTACGGGCCCCGGATGGACGTCCACGGCAAGTACACCGAGGTCTTCATCCGCTGGATGGAGCGGATCGACGCCGGGCAGCCGCCGCTCATCTTCGGCGACGGCGCTCAGACCATGGACTTCGTCTACACCGAGGACATCGCCCGGGCCAACCTGCTGGCGGCCGCCGCACCCGTCACCGACCGGGTCTACAACATCGCCTCCGCCACCGAGGTCTCGCTGCGCGGCCTCGCCGACGCCCTGCTCGCCGCCATGGACCGCGGCGACCTCGCGGTCGAGCACGGCCCGGCCCGCGGCACCGCCGGCGGCGTGGTGCGGCGCCTCGCCGACATCTCCGCCGCCGAGCGCGACCTCGGCTGGAAGCCCGAACTCGGCCTGGACGACGGCCTGCGCAGGCTCGTCGCCTGGTGGCGCGAGCAGTAGCCCCCCGCAGCACATAGACCGCGAGCCCCGCCGACCGAGCGAGCACCACGACCTCAGCGAGTACCCCGGAGCAGCCCACCGTGTCCACCATCCCCGTCATGATCCCCTGGCTCGGCGAGGAGGAGGCCCAGGCCGCCGCGGAGGCCGTCCGCTCCGGCTGGGTCGCCCAGGGCCCGCGCGTCGCCGCCTTCGAGCAGGCCTTCGCCGACCACCTCGGCGTGCCGCACGCCGTCGCCGTGTCCTCCTGCACCACCGCGCTGCACCTGGCGCTGATCGGCGCCGGCGTCGGCCCCGGCGACGAGGTCGTGGTGCCCTCGCTCTCCTTCATCGCCACCGCCAACGCCGTCACCTACGTCGGTGCCGTCCCGGTCTTCGCCGACGTCGACCCGGCCACCGGCAACCTCACCCCCGACACCGTCGCCGAGGTGCTCACCGCGCGGACGAAGGCCGTCATCGCCGTCGACCAGGGCGGTGTCCCGGTCGACCTGGACGCGATCCGCGCCCGCGTCGAACCGTCCGGCGCCACGGTCGTCGAGGACGCCGCCTGCGGCGCCGGCTCCACCTACCGAGGCCGCCCGGTCGGCGCGGCCGCGGAGATCGCCGCCTACTCCTTCCACCCGCGCAAGCTCCTCACCACCGGCGAGGGCGGCATGGTGACCTGCCACGACGCCGCGCTCGCCGCCCGGCTGCGCCGCTTGCGCGAACACGGGATGAGCGTCTCGGCCGCCGACCGGCACACCGCCGCCGGCGGGGCGAGCGTGGTGGAGACGTACGACGAGATCGGCTTCAACCACCGGATGACCGACATCCAGGCGGCCGTCGGACTCGTCCAGCTCGGCAAGCTGCCCGCCATGGTCGCCCGGCGGCGCGAACTCGCCGCCCGCTACCGCACCCTGCTCGGCCCGCTGGCCGACCGGATGGTGGTCGCCGACCCGCCGCACGGCACCGGCAACCACCAGGCCTGCTGGCTGCTGCTGCCGGACGGCGCCCCCGACCGCACCGAGGTGCTGGCCCGGCTCGCCGCCGCAGGTGTCTCCGCCCGCCGCGGCATCATGGCCGCCCACCTGGAGGCCCCGTACAAGGGCACCGCCCGGGTGCCGCTGCCCGCCACGGAGCTGATCACCCGTCGCTCGCTGATCCTGCCGCTCTTCCACACCCTGACCGAGCAGCAGCAGGACACCGTGGCCGCCGCCCTCCGGGAGGCCGTCGGGTGACATCGGTCAGGCACCTCGGGCACGCCGGCTTCCTGGTCGAGCACGCCGGCCTGCGCATCCTGATCGACCCGTGGTTCCACCCCGCCTTCCTGGGCGCCTGGTTCCCGTACCCCGACAACCGCGAGCTGCTGCCGGAGGTCGTCGCCGGCCACCACGACTACCTCTACGTCTCGCACACCCACGAGGACCACCTCGACGAGCGGCTGCTCGCCCGGCTCTCCCGCGACGTCACCGTGCTGGTGCCGCGCTACCGCACCGGCTCGGTGGCGCGTCGGCTCGCCGCGCTCGGCTTCACCCGGCAGGTCCGGCTCGCCCACCGCGAGGAGCACCGGCTCGGCCCCGACGCCACCGCCACCATGCTGCTCGACACCAGCCACAAGGAGGACAGCGGGCTGCTGCTCGACCTCGGGGGCTTCCGCTTCCTGGACCTCAACGACTGCAACCCGCCGCTGTCCGACCTCCCCGCCGGCATCGACCTGCTGGCCGCCCAGTACTCGGGCGCCATGTGGTACCCGAACGCCTACGACTACCCGCCGGCGCAGATGGCCGCCAAGACCGCCGCCGTCCGCGCCGACCTGATGGACAGCCTGGCCCGCAAGGTCCGCCTCACCGGCGCCCGCACCTACCTGCCGTCGGCCGGCCCGGCCTGCTTCCTCGACCCGGAGCTGGACCGCTTCAACGACCGCCGACGGACGATCTTCCCGCACTGGGAGGACGTCGCCGCCGACTTCGCGCGCGCCTGCCCCGGCACCGCCGTCGTGCGCACCGTCCCCGGCGACCGCGTCGAAGCCCGCCCGCGGCCCGACGGCCCGGAGGCGCCCCCGGCCCCGCCCGGCCGCTGGCACACCGACCCGGCCGGCTACCTCGCCGACTACCGCGAACGCCGCCGGGACGAATGGCAGGCCTACCACCGCGGCGAGATCGCCGAACCCACCGCGGAGGAGGTCGGCGCGCACTTCGACCGGCTCCAGCGGCTCAACCGGCCGCTGCTCGCCGACTACCGGGCCGGGCTCGCGCTGGAGGCCGGCGGCGCCGCCTGGCGGATCGCCCTCGGCGACCTCGCCACCCGGATCGAACTGGAGGACGACCCTGTCGACCCCGGGTACACCATCCGCGTGCCGCCGCGCGCCCTGCGGGCCGTCCTCGACGGCCGGGCCGGCTGGGAGGAGGCGCTGCTGTCCATGCGCCTGGCGCTGCACCGCGACCCGGACGTCTTCGACGTCACCCTGCTCTCGCTGCTGCGCTACGGCCACCAGCCGGCCCAGACCCGCCGGCTGGTCCGCGAGCGCGCCGCCGGCGGCGAGTGGGTCGAGCGGGACGGGCTGCGGCTGCAGCGCTGGTGCCCGCACGCCGGCGAGGACCTCAGCCATGCGCTGATCGCCGACGGCGTCGTCGAGTGCCCGCGGCACCACTGGAAGTGGTCCACCACGACCGGCGCCTGCCTGGCCGGCGGCTCGCTCCCGCTGCGGGTCGAACCGTCGGCCGCCGGCGGGCCGGCGCCCGCGGACGTCCCCGTCCCTCTTCCCGTCCCTGTTCCCGTTCCCGCGTCCGTCCCCCTCCCCGAGCCCGTTCCCGAGCCAGCCGAGAGGCACATTCCATGACCGACATCCCGCTCGTCGACCTGCACGCCTCCCACGCCGAGGTCGCCGAGGAGGTCCGCGCCGGGTTCGACGCGGTGCTGGCGAGCGGCGCGTACATCAAGGGCCCGGACGTCGCCGCCTTCGAGGCCGAGTACGCCGCCTTCTGCGGCGTGCGGCACGCCGTCGGCACCGCCAACGGCACCGACGCCGTCGAACTCGCCCTGCGCGCCCTCGACCTGCCGCCCGGCGCCGGGGTGGTGCTGCCCGCCAACACCTTCGTCGCCACCGCCGAGGCCGTCGTCCGGGCCGGGCTGCACCCGGTGCTCGTGGACGTCGACCCCGACCACCTGCTGATCGACCCGGCCCGGGTGGCGGCCGTGCTGCCGCACGCCGCCGCGCTGCTGCCCGTCCACCTGAACGGCCAGCTCGCCCCGATGGCCGCGCTGCTCGACCTCGCCGGGGACCGCCCGGTGGTCGAGGACGCCGCGCAGTCGCAGGGCGCCCGGCAGGACGGCGCGGCCTCCGGCGTCCGGGGCCGGATCGCGGCCACCAGCTTCTACCCGGGCAAGAACCTCGGCGCGTACGGCGACGCGGGCGCGGTCACCACCGACGACGACGACCTCGCCACCGCCGTCCGGCTGATGGGGGACCACGGCTCCGGGCGCAAGTACGTGCACGAGCGGTTCGGCTTCAACTCCCGGATGGACACGCTCCAGGCGGTGGTGCTGCGCGCCAAGCTCCGCCGGCTGCCCGCCTGGAACGCGGCCCGGCGCGCCGCCGCCGCCCGCTACGACGCGCTGCTCGCCGGGCTGGCGGGTGTCGCGCTGCCGCGCACCCTGCCGGGCAACGAGCACGTCTGGCACCTGTACGCCGTGCGGGTGGAGCGCGACCGCGACGCCGTCCTCGCCGAACTGCACGCCGCGGGCATCGGCGCGGGCGTGCACTACCCCGTGCCCGTCCACCTCCAGCCCGCCTTCCGCCACCTCGGGCACGGCGAGGGCGCCTTCCCGGTCACCGAGCGGGCCGCCGGTGAGATCCTCACCCTGCCGCTGCACCCGCAGATCACCGAGGACCAGCAGATCCGGGTCGCGGAGGTGCTGGCGAAGGCCGTCCGCGGCTGACATGAACGGGGCGGCCGGTCTGCACTCAGGGGTGGCCGCCCCTGCTTCCGGGGGTGCCGCTTCCCCTACGCTGGTGCTCGCAATGTTGCAGCTGCCAGTGGGGGAACCCTGATGACGACAGGTCGGCCCGGCGCCGCCGCGCCCAACTCGGCGTACGCGGGGCAGGTGGTGCAGTTCCCGGACCCGGTCCGGGCCGACCGGCACCCGGCCGGCGTCCGGGTGGACGAGTACGGCCTCCCGGACTTCGGACCGTACGCCGTCGCCGCGGCCGAGGTCGCCGACCCGCCCGAGGGGTTCGGCGTCGACGAGCTCCGGCTGACCGACTACGTCTCCGCCAACGCCGCGCTCTACACCCAGGGCCACGAACTGTGGGCCGACCTGCCGACGGCGGTCGCCACCCCGCACGGCTGGACGTGGCACCACGTCGCCGGCCGCGCCGCCCCGGCTGGCGCCGGATGGAACTCGTCCCGGTCGAGGTCAAGGCGCTGCTGCGGCACCACGGAGGGCTGGCCCGCTCCTCGGCCGACCACTCCCGGCGCGGCACCCGCCCGCTCCAGGAGCGCCGCCCCGTGCACTTCCCGCTGGCCATGGACGGCGGCGACCCGGTCGCGGTCACCGAGGACCTGGTGCAGCGCGCCGAGCAGCGGCTCGGCCACGACCTGCCGGCCGCCTACCGCACCTTCCTCAAGGCCGCCGGCGGCCGGACGCCGGCCGGGGTCGCCCTGGACGTCGAGTACGGCATCCTGCTCGACCAGCCGTTCCTGACGGTCAGTGAGGAATACGGCGTCCACGACCTGGTGTACGCCAACAAGTGCCTGCGCGACCACCTCACCAAGGACTACCTGGGCGTGGCCTACGCCCAGGGCGGCCTGCTGGCGCTGAAGGTGCGCGGCGAGCGGACGGGCTCGGTCTGGTTCTGCCCGTACGACGACGCCCGCGACGCCGACGGCGCCGAGCCGCCCGAGGACCGGGTGGCGCGACTGCTGCTGCCCTGCGGGGAGAGCTTCGACGACTTCCTGCTCCGGCTGGCGGGCAGCCCGCCGGAGCTGGAGACGGTCGCGGGGCTGATGGTGGACGGTGGGTTCGCCCGCGCCGTCCCGGTGAACTGATCAACGGAGGGGTGAGCCGGGCGTGGTGACGTACGCGCAGGCACAGGAGATTGCCGACGACTGGATCAACGCCGGTGTGCCGCGCGCCAAACAGCGCGAGGTACGGGTGCGTGAGTTCGATCTCGGCTTCGTCTGCTGGCCGGTGGAGAAGGCCGGCGAGGAGCCGGCCACGGGCGGCGAGTTGCGGCTGGTGATCGCCCGCGACAGCGGGGCGAGCACGCTCTGGCCGCCGCTGCCGGTCAACGAGGTGGTGCGGCAGTTCGAGGAGACCTACGGCGGCCGGACGGAACCCAA
The Kitasatospora paranensis genome window above contains:
- a CDS encoding NAD-dependent epimerase/dehydratase family protein → MNAVPLAGSRCLVTGGAGTIGSTVVDQLIEAGAREVVVLDNFVRGRVANLARAQELAAPGQLRVVDGDIRDRALLRELLGDDTDLLFHLAAIRITQCAAEPRLALEIMVDGTFDVIEAAAERGVRKLIASSTASVYGLADTFPTPETQHPYNNDTFYGAAKVFNEGMLRSFHAMTGLDYVALRYFNVYGPRMDVHGKYTEVFIRWMERIDAGQPPLIFGDGAQTMDFVYTEDIARANLLAAAAPVTDRVYNIASATEVSLRGLADALLAAMDRGDLAVEHGPARGTAGGVVRRLADISAAERDLGWKPELGLDDGLRRLVAWWREQ
- a CDS encoding DegT/DnrJ/EryC1/StrS family aminotransferase — its product is MTDIPLVDLHASHAEVAEEVRAGFDAVLASGAYIKGPDVAAFEAEYAAFCGVRHAVGTANGTDAVELALRALDLPPGAGVVLPANTFVATAEAVVRAGLHPVLVDVDPDHLLIDPARVAAVLPHAAALLPVHLNGQLAPMAALLDLAGDRPVVEDAAQSQGARQDGAASGVRGRIAATSFYPGKNLGAYGDAGAVTTDDDDLATAVRLMGDHGSGRKYVHERFGFNSRMDTLQAVVLRAKLRRLPAWNAARRAAAARYDALLAGLAGVALPRTLPGNEHVWHLYAVRVERDRDAVLAELHAAGIGAGVHYPVPVHLQPAFRHLGHGEGAFPVTERAAGEILTLPLHPQITEDQQIRVAEVLAKAVRG
- a CDS encoding DegT/DnrJ/EryC1/StrS family aminotransferase, with amino-acid sequence MSTIPVMIPWLGEEEAQAAAEAVRSGWVAQGPRVAAFEQAFADHLGVPHAVAVSSCTTALHLALIGAGVGPGDEVVVPSLSFIATANAVTYVGAVPVFADVDPATGNLTPDTVAEVLTARTKAVIAVDQGGVPVDLDAIRARVEPSGATVVEDAACGAGSTYRGRPVGAAAEIAAYSFHPRKLLTTGEGGMVTCHDAALAARLRRLREHGMSVSAADRHTAAGGASVVETYDEIGFNHRMTDIQAAVGLVQLGKLPAMVARRRELAARYRTLLGPLADRMVVADPPHGTGNHQACWLLLPDGAPDRTEVLARLAAAGVSARRGIMAAHLEAPYKGTARVPLPATELITRRSLILPLFHTLTEQQQDTVAAALREAVG
- a CDS encoding MBL fold metallo-hydrolase; its protein translation is MTSVRHLGHAGFLVEHAGLRILIDPWFHPAFLGAWFPYPDNRELLPEVVAGHHDYLYVSHTHEDHLDERLLARLSRDVTVLVPRYRTGSVARRLAALGFTRQVRLAHREEHRLGPDATATMLLDTSHKEDSGLLLDLGGFRFLDLNDCNPPLSDLPAGIDLLAAQYSGAMWYPNAYDYPPAQMAAKTAAVRADLMDSLARKVRLTGARTYLPSAGPACFLDPELDRFNDRRRTIFPHWEDVAADFARACPGTAVVRTVPGDRVEARPRPDGPEAPPAPPGRWHTDPAGYLADYRERRRDEWQAYHRGEIAEPTAEEVGAHFDRLQRLNRPLLADYRAGLALEAGGAAWRIALGDLATRIELEDDPVDPGYTIRVPPRALRAVLDGRAGWEEALLSMRLALHRDPDVFDVTLLSLLRYGHQPAQTRRLVRERAAGGEWVERDGLRLQRWCPHAGEDLSHALIADGVVECPRHHWKWSTTTGACLAGGSLPLRVEPSAAGGPAPADVPVPLPVPVPVPASVPLPEPVPEPAERHIP